In the Manis javanica isolate MJ-LG chromosome 14, MJ_LKY, whole genome shotgun sequence genome, one interval contains:
- the LOC140846019 gene encoding olfactory receptor 14I1-like yields the protein MGNLTIFTEFLLMDVSSSWELRILQGLMFLLIYLGALAGNLLTIAAIVTDPHLHSPMYFFISNLSFIDLCCISVSVPKLIVNSLTGSKSISLKECAAQIFLYIFFASTEMAYLMVMSYDRYVAICQPLHYGLIITPWVCSQAVVGSWGSGLVFSAIHTGNMFRLPFTKSNVINQYFCDVPQVMRISSSEVQFSESVMLVLSTCIILVCFTCLFMSYINIFSTVLKIHSAEARNKALSTCTPQLLIILIFIISGFIAVLGPIANKASLKNLLTAMFYTAVPQFINPVIYSLRNREINIALGRMFNKY from the coding sequence ATGGGAAACCTCACCATCTTTACAGAGTTCCTCCTAATGGATGTCTCAAGCTCTTGGGAACTTCGCATTTTGCAAGGCCTAATGTTCCTGTTGATTTATCTAGGAGCTCTGGCTGGAAACCTTCTCACCATTGCTGCCATCGTGACAGACCCACACCTTCACTCTCCAATGTACTTTTTTATAAGTAACTTATCCTTCATAGACCTTTGCTGCATCTCAGTCAGTGTTCCCAAACTGATTGTGAATTCCCTGACAGGCAGTAAGTCCATCTCACTGAAAGAATGTGCTGCTCAGATTTTCCTATACATTTTCTTTGCATCCACTGAGATGGCTTACCTTAtggtcatgtcctatgaccgctatgttgccatttgCCAGCCTCTGCACTATGGGCTCATCATCACCCCCTGGGTGTGCTCACAGGCAGTAGTGGGCTCGTGGGGCAGTGGGCTGGTCTTTTCCGCCATCCACACTGGGAACATGTTCAGacttcccttcaccaagtccaatGTGATCAACCAATATTTTTGTGATGTACCTCAAGTTATGAGAATATCATCTTCAGAGGTTCAGTTTTCTGAATCTGTGATGCTTGTATTAAGTACTTGTATTATCTTGGTATGTTTTACTTGTCTGTTTATGTCgtacattaatatattttcaactGTGCTTAAGATCCATTCAGCAGAGGCCCGCAACAAAGCCTTGTCCACCTGTACCCCACAGTTGCTAATTATtcttatatttatcatttctggaTTCATTGCAGTCTTAGGTCCCATTGCAAATAAAGCATCTCTTAAAAATCTGCTGACAGCCATGTTCTATACCGCAGTGCCCCAATTCATAAACCCCGTCATCTACAGTCTGAGGAACAGGGAGATAAACATTGCTCTAGGCAGAatgttcaacaaatactga